A DNA window from Candidatus Marinimicrobia bacterium CG08_land_8_20_14_0_20_45_22 contains the following coding sequences:
- a CDS encoding monofunctional biosynthetic peptidoglycan transglycosylase codes for MFKRTLKIVLFGVLVLLVISVGMYITSPDGSEFARKNPKSTSLIVHRERVAKKQHRKLGRYWVWVPLNSVSSNLIHTVIISEDARFYSHPGFDVEAIKFAAQKDLKRKKFAVGGSTITQQLAKNLYLSNRKSLFRKLREIIIAYKMDKKLTKHRILELYLNVIECGRGIYGVEAASRHYFGKSSSALSVDEACRLAVILPSPIRHSPYDGSRFVERRRLRLLKWEFKTGRIDSTAYQILTGITFEKMPDSLNTQDSLGTLVDSTTEELSKESEIDLPLSVEKLYAEPEADTVRTNR; via the coding sequence ATGTTCAAACGGACTTTAAAAATTGTCTTGTTCGGGGTGCTTGTCCTGCTGGTGATATCCGTTGGGATGTACATTACCTCGCCCGACGGTTCTGAATTCGCCCGCAAAAATCCGAAATCCACTTCGCTTATAGTTCACCGAGAACGCGTCGCCAAGAAACAACATCGAAAACTTGGCCGGTATTGGGTCTGGGTTCCGCTTAACAGTGTTTCATCGAACTTGATTCACACCGTTATCATCTCTGAAGACGCGCGGTTCTATTCACATCCGGGATTCGACGTGGAAGCGATCAAATTCGCCGCGCAGAAAGATTTGAAACGGAAAAAATTCGCTGTCGGCGGCTCGACAATCACCCAGCAATTAGCGAAGAACCTATATTTATCCAACCGGAAGTCGCTTTTCCGCAAACTTCGGGAAATCATTATCGCCTACAAAATGGATAAAAAATTGACCAAGCACCGGATTCTCGAACTGTACCTCAACGTGATTGAATGCGGGCGTGGAATTTACGGCGTCGAAGCCGCATCGCGGCATTATTTCGGAAAGAGTTCGTCCGCTTTGTCTGTCGATGAAGCCTGTCGGCTCGCCGTCATTCTGCCCAGTCCGATTCGACATTCACCTTACGACGGTTCACGCTTTGTCGAGCGTCGACGGCTAAGATTATTGAAGTGGGAATTCAAAACCGGACGCATCGATTCCACTGCTTACCAAATTCTCACCGGGATCACATTCGAAAAAATGCCCGATTCGCTGAATACTCAGGATAGTCTTGGTACACTCGTAGATAGCACAACCGAAGAACTCTCAAAGGAAAGCGAAATCGATTTACCGCTCAGCGTCGAAAAACTATATGCCGAGCCAGAAGCCGATACGGTGAGAACAAACCGTTGA